The proteins below are encoded in one region of Nymphaea colorata isolate Beijing-Zhang1983 unplaced genomic scaffold, ASM883128v2 scaffold0589, whole genome shotgun sequence:
- the LOC116245230 gene encoding uncharacterized protein LOC116245230, whose amino-acid sequence MVQIQKSEKKAVYRYLLQEGVIVFHKDFTTQPHKGTNVPNIHVRTLLRSLKDRGLVELVFNWQYFYYFINNEGKKFLSEKDEKRQYEHIIEDRGKRVRREREGQPQGERRGGRGGPRGGERRGRDEATQPTEKPAETTTA is encoded by the exons ATGGTGCAGATCCAAAAatccgagaagaaggcagtctaCAGGTACTTGCTTCAGGAGGGCGTGATTGTCTTCCACAAGGACTTCACCACCCAGCCACACAAGGGCACCAACGTCCCCAACATCCACGTCCGCACCCTCCTCCGCTCCCTCAAGGATAGAGGCCTCGTCGAACTTGTCTTCAACTGGCAATACTTCTACTACTTCATCAACAACGAGGGCAAGAAGTTCCTCTCAGA GAAGGACGAGAAGAGACAGTATGAGCACATCATCGAGGACAGAGGAAAGAGAGTGAGAAGAGAACGCGAGGGACAGCCTCAAGGCGAGAGGAGAGGTGGAAGAGGAGGACCTCGTGGCGGTGAGAGGAGAGGCAGAGATGAGGCCACCCAGCCAACCGAGAAGCCAGCTGAAACTACCACAGCATGA